The Mercurialis annua linkage group LG2, ddMerAnnu1.2, whole genome shotgun sequence genome contains a region encoding:
- the LOC126667989 gene encoding heparanase-like protein 3 isoform X1, whose protein sequence is MASLQAETEAKTKQIKLFCLMGILFSLLFLCVWLVWLGKGSVFESTQSVQGNVFIDGTASVGTTDEDFICATLDWWPPDKCDYGTCSWGTASFLNLDLGNPILLNAIKAFSPLKIRMGGTLQDKVIYEIKGEPCTPFIKNSSEMFGFSQGCLPMSRWDELNNFFNKAGATVIFGLNALKGRTIASDGSAFGAWDSSNAVSLMQYTVNMGYKIYGWELGNELSGNGVGTRIAADQYALDIITFQNIVENIYKGFKNKPLIIAPGGFFDAKWFTEFIDKAPKSLQAVTQHIYNLGPGVDNHLVNKILDPSYLDIGSGTFSSLQEVLKSSGTQAVAWVGEAGGAYNSGRNLVTNAFVFSFWYLDQLGMASTFNTKTYCRQTLIGGNYGLLNTDTFLPNPDYYSALLWHRLMGTNSLSTSFTGTNKMRAYAHCSKATQGITILLINLDASTTVQVHTSTEHVGGNANWTMQEYQSRREKFARMSRGSSYKLNENTKEEYHLTARNGDLHSQTVLLNGKALAVTSSGDIPSLEPIKTSLSDPIDVTPFSIVFVQIANITVPACA, encoded by the exons ATGGCATCCTTACAAGCTGAAACAGAGGCAAAAACAAAgcaaattaaattgttttgtcTGATGGGTATATTGTTCAGTCTTTTGTTTTTATGTGTTTGGCTAGTTTGGTTGGGTAAAGGCTCGGTTTTTGAGTCGACACAGAGTGTACAAGGTAACGTTTTCATCGATGGAACAGCTTCAGTCGGAACAACTGACGAGGATTTTATTTGTGCTACTTTAGATTGGTGGCCTCCTGATAAATGTGATTATGGAACTTGTAGTTGGGGCACAGCTTCTTTTCTTAATCTT GATCTTGGGAACCCGATATTGCTAAATGCCATAAAAG CTTTCTCGCCGCTGAAAATTAGAATGGGAGGGACTTTACAAGATAAGGTGATATATGAGATTAAAGGCGAACCTTGTACTCCGTTTATCAAGAATAGTTCAGAGATGTTTGGTTTCTCGCAAGGTTGCTTGCCTATGTCTCGATGGGACGAGTTGAACAATTTTTTCAACAAAGCTGG AGCTACTGTTATTTTTGGGTTAAATGCATTAAAAGGCAGAACTATAGCTTCTGATGGTTCTGCTTTTGGAGCTTGGGACTCAAGTAATGCTGTATCCCTTATGCAATACACCGTCAATATGGGGTATAAAATTTACGGCTGGGAGCTAG GAAATGAATTAAGTGGCAACGGAGTTGGAACTAGAATTGCGGCAGACCAATATGCATTAGATATAATCACTTTTCAGAACATAGtcgaaaacatttacaaaggtttcaaaaatAAGCCATTGATAATTGCACCGGGAGGTTTCTTTGATGCAAAATGGTTCACAGAATTCATAGACAAGGCGCCTAAATCTCTTCAAGCAGTCACTCAGCACATTTATAATCTCGGTCCag GTGTCGATAATCACCTGGTTAACAAGATATTAGATCCTTCCTACCTCGACATTGGCTCCGGGACATTTAGCAGCCTTCAAGAAGTTTTGAAGAGTTCAGGGACGCAAGCCGTTGCCTGGGTAGGCGAGGCAGGAGGGGCTTACAACAGCGGCCGTAATCTTGTTACAAATGCATTTGTATTTAGTTTCTG GTATTTAGACCAGCTAGGAATGGCGTCGACTTTCAACACGAAAACATACTGTAGACAGACATTGATAGGTGGAAACTATGGCCTACTTAACACCGATACTTTTCTCCCAAATCCTGACTACTATAG tGCTCTTCTATGGCACCGTTTGATGGGAACAAATTCACTGTCGACAAGTTTCACAGGAACAAATAAAATGCGTGCTTACGCTCACTGCTCGAAAGCAACT CAAGGAATTACAATTCTCTTAATCAACCTAGACGCTAGCACTACAGTTCAAGTTCACACATCAACCGAACATGTCGGCGGAAATGCCAACTGGACAATGCAAGAATACCAAAGCCGGAGGGAAAAATTTGCTAGAATGTCTAGGGGCTCTAGTTATAAACTTAATGAAAACACAAAGGAAGAGTATCATTTAACAGCAAGGAATGGCGACTTACATAGCCAAACAGTGCTTCTAAATGGGAAAGCACTTGC
- the LOC126667989 gene encoding heparanase-like protein 3 isoform X2, with amino-acid sequence MGGTLQDKVIYEIKGEPCTPFIKNSSEMFGFSQGCLPMSRWDELNNFFNKAGATVIFGLNALKGRTIASDGSAFGAWDSSNAVSLMQYTVNMGYKIYGWELGNELSGNGVGTRIAADQYALDIITFQNIVENIYKGFKNKPLIIAPGGFFDAKWFTEFIDKAPKSLQAVTQHIYNLGPGVDNHLVNKILDPSYLDIGSGTFSSLQEVLKSSGTQAVAWVGEAGGAYNSGRNLVTNAFVFSFWYLDQLGMASTFNTKTYCRQTLIGGNYGLLNTDTFLPNPDYYSALLWHRLMGTNSLSTSFTGTNKMRAYAHCSKATQGITILLINLDASTTVQVHTSTEHVGGNANWTMQEYQSRREKFARMSRGSSYKLNENTKEEYHLTARNGDLHSQTVLLNGKALAVTSSGDIPSLEPIKTSLSDPIDVTPFSIVFVQIANITVPACA; translated from the exons ATGGGAGGGACTTTACAAGATAAGGTGATATATGAGATTAAAGGCGAACCTTGTACTCCGTTTATCAAGAATAGTTCAGAGATGTTTGGTTTCTCGCAAGGTTGCTTGCCTATGTCTCGATGGGACGAGTTGAACAATTTTTTCAACAAAGCTGG AGCTACTGTTATTTTTGGGTTAAATGCATTAAAAGGCAGAACTATAGCTTCTGATGGTTCTGCTTTTGGAGCTTGGGACTCAAGTAATGCTGTATCCCTTATGCAATACACCGTCAATATGGGGTATAAAATTTACGGCTGGGAGCTAG GAAATGAATTAAGTGGCAACGGAGTTGGAACTAGAATTGCGGCAGACCAATATGCATTAGATATAATCACTTTTCAGAACATAGtcgaaaacatttacaaaggtttcaaaaatAAGCCATTGATAATTGCACCGGGAGGTTTCTTTGATGCAAAATGGTTCACAGAATTCATAGACAAGGCGCCTAAATCTCTTCAAGCAGTCACTCAGCACATTTATAATCTCGGTCCag GTGTCGATAATCACCTGGTTAACAAGATATTAGATCCTTCCTACCTCGACATTGGCTCCGGGACATTTAGCAGCCTTCAAGAAGTTTTGAAGAGTTCAGGGACGCAAGCCGTTGCCTGGGTAGGCGAGGCAGGAGGGGCTTACAACAGCGGCCGTAATCTTGTTACAAATGCATTTGTATTTAGTTTCTG GTATTTAGACCAGCTAGGAATGGCGTCGACTTTCAACACGAAAACATACTGTAGACAGACATTGATAGGTGGAAACTATGGCCTACTTAACACCGATACTTTTCTCCCAAATCCTGACTACTATAG tGCTCTTCTATGGCACCGTTTGATGGGAACAAATTCACTGTCGACAAGTTTCACAGGAACAAATAAAATGCGTGCTTACGCTCACTGCTCGAAAGCAACT CAAGGAATTACAATTCTCTTAATCAACCTAGACGCTAGCACTACAGTTCAAGTTCACACATCAACCGAACATGTCGGCGGAAATGCCAACTGGACAATGCAAGAATACCAAAGCCGGAGGGAAAAATTTGCTAGAATGTCTAGGGGCTCTAGTTATAAACTTAATGAAAACACAAAGGAAGAGTATCATTTAACAGCAAGGAATGGCGACTTACATAGCCAAACAGTGCTTCTAAATGGGAAAGCACTTGC